From Pseudoxanthomonas sp. CF385, a single genomic window includes:
- a CDS encoding aminotransferase class III-fold pyridoxal phosphate-dependent enzyme, translating to MALTDALAPLRAHTGQRLTHGLDDAAVERLAKGHPDLVAVIEAAAAEHARLKDEFAELFDLDEAEQLRAVQAGYVNFYADDAINPYIALAARGPWVVSLNGAVLYDAGGYGMLGFGHTPAAVLDAMARPQAMANIMTPSLSQLRFDRALRKEIGHTRGGCPFAKFLCLNSGSESVGLAARIADINSKLMTDPDGRHAGRTIKRIVVKGSFHGRTERPALYSDSSRKSYQQHLASYRGEDSVIAIPPYDVDALKQAFADAEAKGWFVEAVFLEPVMGEGDPGRSVPPAFYAAARELTRSHGSLFLVDSIQAGLRAHGVLSIVDYPGFEGLDAPDMETYSKALNAAQYPLSVLAVNERAAGLYRKGVYGNTMTTNPRALDVACATLAQLTPQVRENIRKRGVEAVQKLQQLQAELGGLITNVQGTGLLFSCELSPAFKCYGAGSTEEWLRQQGLNVIHGGANSLRFTPHFAIDGEELDLLVGMVGKALREGPRISQAAAA from the coding sequence GCCCCCCTGCGTGCCCACACCGGCCAGCGCCTGACCCACGGTCTGGACGATGCCGCCGTTGAACGCTTGGCCAAGGGCCACCCGGACCTGGTGGCTGTCATCGAGGCGGCCGCCGCCGAACACGCCCGCCTGAAGGACGAGTTCGCCGAACTGTTCGACCTGGACGAAGCCGAGCAGCTGCGGGCCGTGCAGGCGGGCTACGTCAACTTCTACGCCGACGACGCGATCAACCCCTACATCGCGCTGGCCGCGCGGGGCCCGTGGGTGGTCAGCCTCAACGGCGCGGTGCTGTACGACGCCGGCGGCTACGGGATGCTGGGCTTCGGCCACACGCCGGCCGCCGTGCTGGACGCGATGGCGCGCCCACAGGCGATGGCGAACATCATGACCCCCAGCCTGTCGCAGCTGCGCTTCGACCGCGCCCTGCGCAAGGAAATCGGCCACACCCGCGGCGGCTGTCCGTTCGCGAAGTTCCTGTGCCTGAACTCCGGCTCCGAATCCGTCGGCCTGGCCGCGCGCATCGCCGACATCAACAGCAAGCTGATGACCGACCCGGACGGCCGCCACGCCGGCCGCACCATCAAGCGCATCGTGGTGAAGGGCAGCTTCCACGGCCGCACCGAGCGCCCGGCGCTGTATTCGGATTCCTCGCGCAAGTCCTACCAGCAGCACCTGGCCAGCTACCGCGGCGAGGATTCGGTCATCGCCATCCCGCCCTACGACGTGGACGCGCTGAAGCAGGCGTTCGCCGATGCCGAAGCCAAGGGTTGGTTCGTCGAAGCGGTGTTCCTGGAGCCGGTGATGGGCGAAGGCGACCCGGGCCGTTCGGTGCCGCCGGCGTTCTACGCCGCCGCGCGCGAACTGACCCGCAGCCACGGCAGCCTGTTCCTGGTCGACTCGATCCAGGCCGGCCTGCGCGCGCACGGCGTGCTGTCCATCGTCGACTACCCCGGTTTCGAAGGCCTGGACGCGCCGGACATGGAGACCTACTCCAAGGCGTTGAACGCCGCGCAGTACCCGCTGTCGGTGCTCGCCGTGAACGAGCGCGCCGCGGGCCTGTACCGCAAGGGCGTTTACGGCAACACGATGACCACCAATCCGCGTGCGCTGGACGTGGCCTGCGCCACCCTGGCCCAGCTGACCCCGCAGGTGCGCGAGAACATCCGCAAGCGCGGCGTCGAAGCCGTGCAGAAGCTGCAGCAGCTGCAGGCGGAACTCGGCGGCCTGATCACCAACGTGCAGGGCACCGGCCTGCTGTTCTCCTGCGAACTGTCGCCGGCCTTCAAGTGCTACGGCGCCGGCTCGACCGAGGAATGGCTGCGCCAGCAGGGCCTGAACGTCATCCATGGCGGCGCCAACTCGCTGCGCTTCACCCCGCATTTCGCCATCGACGGCGAAGAACTCGACCTGCTGGTCGGCATGGTGGGCAAGGCGCTGCGCGAAGGCCCGCGCATCAGCCAGGCCGCGGCGGCCTGA
- a CDS encoding inorganic diphosphatase — protein MKHVAAVALLLLCASASAREAHIRHPFLAQQPKAAPEEVLLAVEIPAGSFTKYEINDEGLVFVDRFQSMPVAYPANYGSMPRTLAGDGDPLDALVLTREPLHPGVLVKFRPIGVLRMLDDGKHDEKIIGVPTDKIDPTYAGIRDLADLPEIERQRIEAFFRVYKDLPKGRNPVQLNGYGDAKEAKELIQVSLDRFATQKP, from the coding sequence ATGAAGCACGTTGCCGCTGTCGCCTTGCTTCTTCTCTGCGCGAGCGCCTCCGCCCGTGAAGCGCACATCCGCCACCCGTTCCTCGCCCAGCAGCCGAAGGCGGCGCCGGAAGAGGTGCTGCTGGCGGTGGAGATCCCCGCCGGCAGCTTCACCAAGTACGAGATCAACGACGAAGGGCTGGTCTTCGTTGATCGGTTCCAGTCGATGCCGGTGGCGTATCCCGCCAACTACGGTTCGATGCCGCGCACGCTCGCCGGCGACGGCGATCCGCTGGACGCGCTGGTGCTGACGCGCGAGCCGCTGCATCCGGGCGTGCTGGTGAAGTTCCGGCCGATCGGCGTGCTGCGCATGCTCGACGATGGCAAGCATGACGAGAAGATCATCGGCGTGCCGACCGACAAGATCGACCCGACCTACGCGGGCATCCGCGACCTGGCCGACCTGCCGGAGATCGAACGCCAGCGCATCGAGGCCTTCTTCCGCGTCTACAAGGACCTGCCGAAGGGCCGTAATCCGGTGCAGCTCAACGGCTACGGCGATGCGAAGGAAGCGAAGGAGTTGATCCAGGTCTCGCTGGATCGCTTCGCCACCCAGAAGCCGTGA
- a CDS encoding metallophosphoesterase family protein, translating into MKRAGDVGLKWALAVLLLGTCATTFAQEATVRQPEPNTRVPKGVMRYAPSGFPDRIVASPAQEAAKGLSVAWRTDAKVDAPLLEIVVAGDSPDMGEPRRIHATSTPLKTENGEAHHHRVDVDGLQPDTLYAWRVQGDRTWSAWHHTRTAAAANAPLTLLYFGDTQNKNVSLTTRVVREAMRAAPDARLALFAGDLVSGGDGEDDTEWGEWFEANEVLPTSLVVAPAIGNHEYFEEFEDTPQERRVLGAHWPVTFALPGNGVAQAKRTTYWFDYQDVRVVVIDGTSALDLGTAKAQAAWLDQALASNPHRWSIVMTHQPFFSPREGRDNVLLRQNLLPVIRKRKVDLVLQGHDHVYGRLKNEAPTPVFVVSVAGAKQYRLSDQARKTMRPVAEDTQLFQVLRFDGPRLRYEARTATGRLYDAFDLVDGGAAGKQLVEHAEGRIEERTCTRAETPKGRADRCWE; encoded by the coding sequence ATGAAGCGTGCAGGGGATGTGGGCTTGAAGTGGGCGCTGGCCGTGCTGTTGCTGGGGACCTGCGCGACGACGTTCGCGCAGGAAGCGACGGTGCGCCAGCCCGAGCCGAACACGCGCGTGCCGAAGGGCGTCATGCGTTACGCGCCGAGCGGCTTTCCGGACCGGATCGTGGCTTCGCCCGCGCAGGAAGCCGCCAAGGGTCTCTCCGTCGCGTGGCGCACGGATGCCAAAGTCGACGCACCCCTGCTCGAGATCGTCGTCGCCGGGGACTCGCCCGACATGGGCGAGCCGCGCCGCATCCACGCGACCAGCACGCCGCTGAAGACCGAGAACGGTGAAGCCCACCACCATCGCGTGGACGTCGATGGCTTGCAGCCGGACACGCTGTACGCCTGGCGCGTGCAGGGCGACCGTACCTGGAGCGCGTGGCACCACACCCGCACGGCCGCCGCCGCCAACGCGCCGCTGACGCTGCTGTACTTCGGCGACACCCAGAACAAGAACGTCAGCCTGACCACGCGGGTCGTGCGCGAGGCGATGCGGGCCGCGCCCGATGCGCGCCTGGCGCTGTTCGCCGGCGACCTGGTCAGCGGCGGCGACGGCGAGGACGACACCGAGTGGGGCGAGTGGTTCGAAGCGAACGAAGTGCTGCCGACCTCGCTGGTCGTCGCGCCGGCAATAGGCAACCACGAATACTTCGAGGAGTTCGAGGACACGCCGCAGGAACGCCGCGTGCTCGGTGCGCATTGGCCGGTGACGTTCGCATTGCCGGGCAACGGCGTGGCGCAAGCGAAGCGCACCACGTACTGGTTCGACTACCAGGATGTGCGCGTGGTGGTGATCGACGGCACGTCCGCGCTCGACCTGGGCACGGCGAAGGCACAGGCGGCGTGGCTGGACCAGGCGCTGGCCTCGAATCCGCACCGCTGGAGCATCGTGATGACGCACCAGCCGTTCTTCTCCCCGCGCGAAGGGCGCGACAACGTGCTGCTGCGCCAGAATTTGTTGCCGGTGATCCGCAAGCGCAAGGTCGACCTCGTACTGCAGGGTCATGACCACGTCTACGGCCGTCTCAAGAACGAAGCGCCGACACCGGTGTTCGTCGTGTCCGTCGCCGGCGCCAAGCAGTACCGGCTCTCCGACCAGGCGCGCAAGACGATGCGGCCGGTCGCCGAGGACACCCAGCTCTTCCAGGTGCTGCGCTTCGACGGGCCGCGTCTGCGTTACGAAGCACGCACGGCGACGGGCCGCCTCTACGACGCCTTCGATCTTGTCGATGGTGGCGCGGCGGGCAAGCAGCTTGTCGAGCACGCAGAAGGCCGTATCGAAGAGCGTACCTGCACCCGCGCCGAGACCCCGAAGGGCCGCGCCGACCGGTGCTGGGAGTAA
- a CDS encoding phytase — protein MKPRLALLAIPFLLAACGGKPEAPAATAAATETPAREKEPDENVEKDPLLSEAKIAHVVVPEAFITPATPAENVDSPASWRAADGTRWLIATAKDTHRLVVFDGSTGKPLRTVSGPGTELGQMQRPNGIAVIDDLVLVVERDNRRVQVFQLPDFKPLLVFGADELKQPYGLWVRPQKDAYEVIVSDNYMSPQNEDAPPPLAELGQRFKRYHLQRAEGGWRATLAGTFGDTGEAGAIRIAESVFGDAANDRLLLAEEDVAVGTRLREYGLDGTYRGRDIGADLFKAQAEGMALAQCAGGTGYWIATDQFKDRSVFHVFDRATLAYKGAFAGNKTANTDGVWLDQSADARFPQGAFYAVDDDQAVAAFDWRDIAKALSLPECRVE, from the coding sequence GTGAAACCACGCCTTGCCTTGCTTGCGATTCCCTTCCTGCTCGCCGCATGCGGCGGAAAACCCGAAGCGCCCGCCGCGACCGCCGCGGCGACCGAGACGCCGGCACGCGAGAAAGAGCCGGACGAGAACGTCGAGAAGGATCCGCTGCTGAGCGAGGCGAAGATCGCGCATGTCGTCGTGCCCGAAGCCTTCATCACGCCGGCGACCCCGGCCGAGAATGTCGATTCGCCGGCCAGCTGGCGCGCGGCCGACGGCACGCGCTGGCTGATCGCCACCGCCAAGGACACGCACCGCCTGGTCGTGTTCGACGGCAGCACCGGCAAGCCGCTGCGCACGGTATCCGGCCCAGGCACCGAACTCGGCCAGATGCAGCGGCCGAACGGCATCGCGGTGATCGACGACCTGGTGCTGGTGGTCGAGCGCGACAACCGGCGGGTGCAGGTGTTCCAGTTGCCCGACTTCAAACCGCTGCTCGTGTTCGGCGCGGACGAGCTGAAGCAGCCGTACGGCCTGTGGGTGCGCCCGCAGAAGGACGCGTACGAGGTCATCGTCAGCGACAACTACATGTCGCCGCAGAACGAGGACGCACCGCCGCCGCTGGCCGAGCTGGGCCAGCGCTTCAAGCGTTACCACCTGCAGCGCGCCGAAGGCGGCTGGAGGGCCACGCTGGCCGGCACGTTCGGCGACACCGGCGAAGCGGGTGCGATCCGCATCGCGGAATCCGTGTTCGGCGATGCGGCGAACGATCGCCTGCTGCTGGCCGAGGAGGACGTCGCCGTCGGCACGCGCCTGCGCGAATACGGCCTGGACGGCACGTATCGCGGTCGCGACATCGGCGCGGACCTGTTCAAGGCGCAGGCCGAGGGCATGGCGCTGGCCCAATGCGCGGGCGGCACCGGTTACTGGATCGCGACCGACCAGTTCAAGGACCGCAGCGTGTTCCATGTGTTCGATCGCGCGACGCTGGCCTACAAGGGCGCGTTCGCCGGCAACAAGACCGCGAACACCGATGGCGTGTGGCTGGACCAGAGCGCCGATGCGCGCTTCCCGCAGGGTGCGTTCTACGCCGTCGACGACGACCAGGCGGTGGCGGCGTTCGACTGGCGCGACATCGCCAAGGCCTTGTCGCTGCCGGAGTGCCGCGTCGAATGA
- a CDS encoding TonB-dependent receptor has protein sequence MKRNALAASLAQALFCAALLPASFAATAQNQAPDAGTAGDPKQLDTVVVQPEITYRDRTDDIAPTLVYDLEYFQRFEPNTVGDMLKRVPGAGFVGSDIMEYDGVQLRGLGGGYTQVLINGKKVPGAGDDRSFYVDRIPAEMVDHIEIKRSASANRSGDAMAGAINIVLRDAYEFTGSYIRVGVNRWDDGEVNPTFGAVTSFEALGGRLLAGVNVQDRYRAKTKRSDRFTDNTREEKVSWEDQTEVKDGRDYSANLSYTADVGENGRFSIDGFYVKTDRDVTEVSFEEELDDDETINIRVPGLDPYDQKNYGVGAEYKFDMAGGTTAVSLDYARFENSQATTEGEHVYVSGAENWDDTWSIPADAEWDETAYGAESVFAKDAETGFTVSHVRPVGGAELEFGVDYRRKKREGLVVSYEWEADDEDQTPASLADYDLDGSVASVIEEKRLDPYIMLSGKGEAFSWEAGLRYETTKSDVEYLEDEESEGRVSKDYNELLPSVNLRWSLGDADRVSLSLAKTVKRPNFNELLPALLDGEFGDNDYIGNPDLEPETANGLDLGFEHRLGRKGVVGLNFFYRDVKDLIEIVNTGEPSEEMQDTWEEMIEDGDAVDLADAMAQEPASSWLYTSSNVGDGKVYGFEFDVSTPLSAIGLENTGIFANYSWVKSKVDDFLGERRFNDQAKSVYNIGFIHDLPALGASFGATYRKQGDAYTRVLGEEVVIRYGGELDVFVEKRFGKSVSVRLSANNLLDASKDEFFDKFNTLQDQIDRDYDEYELESEEAGPSYQVVMRWAF, from the coding sequence ATGAAACGCAATGCCTTGGCCGCCTCGCTCGCGCAGGCGCTGTTCTGCGCTGCCCTGCTTCCGGCCAGCTTCGCCGCCACCGCCCAGAACCAGGCGCCGGACGCCGGCACCGCCGGCGATCCCAAGCAGCTGGACACAGTGGTGGTGCAGCCGGAGATCACCTACCGCGACCGCACCGACGACATCGCGCCCACCCTGGTCTACGACCTGGAGTACTTCCAGCGCTTCGAGCCGAACACCGTGGGCGACATGCTGAAGCGCGTGCCCGGTGCCGGCTTCGTCGGTTCGGACATCATGGAGTACGACGGCGTGCAGCTGCGCGGCCTGGGCGGCGGTTACACGCAGGTGCTGATCAACGGCAAGAAGGTACCGGGCGCCGGCGACGACCGTTCGTTCTACGTGGACCGCATCCCGGCGGAGATGGTCGACCACATCGAGATCAAGCGCAGCGCCAGCGCCAACCGCAGCGGCGACGCGATGGCCGGCGCGATCAACATCGTGTTGCGCGATGCCTATGAATTCACCGGCAGCTACATCCGCGTCGGCGTGAACCGCTGGGACGATGGCGAGGTCAACCCGACCTTCGGCGCCGTCACCTCGTTCGAGGCCCTTGGCGGGCGCCTGCTGGCCGGCGTCAACGTGCAGGACCGCTACCGCGCCAAGACCAAGCGTTCGGACCGCTTCACCGACAACACGCGCGAAGAGAAGGTCAGCTGGGAAGACCAGACCGAGGTGAAGGACGGCCGCGATTACTCGGCCAACCTGTCCTACACCGCCGACGTCGGCGAGAACGGCCGCTTCAGCATCGACGGCTTCTACGTCAAGACCGATCGCGACGTCACCGAGGTGTCGTTCGAAGAGGAACTGGACGACGACGAGACCATCAACATCCGCGTGCCGGGCCTGGATCCGTACGACCAGAAGAACTACGGCGTGGGCGCCGAGTACAAGTTCGACATGGCCGGCGGCACCACCGCCGTGAGCCTCGACTACGCGCGCTTCGAGAATTCGCAGGCCACCACCGAAGGCGAGCACGTCTACGTCAGCGGCGCCGAGAACTGGGACGACACCTGGAGCATCCCGGCCGACGCCGAGTGGGACGAGACCGCCTACGGCGCCGAGTCGGTCTTCGCCAAGGACGCCGAAACCGGCTTCACCGTCAGCCACGTCCGCCCGGTGGGCGGCGCCGAGCTGGAGTTCGGCGTGGACTACCGCAGGAAGAAGCGCGAAGGCCTGGTCGTCAGCTACGAGTGGGAAGCCGACGACGAAGACCAGACCCCGGCCTCCCTGGCGGACTACGACCTGGACGGCAGCGTCGCCTCGGTGATCGAAGAGAAGCGCCTCGACCCGTACATCATGCTCAGCGGCAAGGGCGAGGCGTTCTCGTGGGAAGCCGGCCTGCGCTACGAGACCACCAAGTCCGATGTCGAGTACCTGGAAGACGAAGAGAGCGAAGGCCGCGTCAGCAAGGATTACAACGAACTGCTGCCGTCCGTGAACCTGCGCTGGAGCCTGGGCGATGCGGACCGCGTCAGCCTGTCGCTGGCGAAGACCGTCAAGCGCCCGAATTTCAACGAGCTGCTGCCCGCCCTGCTGGACGGCGAATTCGGCGACAACGACTACATCGGCAACCCGGACCTGGAACCGGAAACCGCCAACGGCCTCGACCTCGGTTTCGAACACCGCCTCGGCCGCAAGGGCGTGGTCGGCCTGAATTTCTTCTACCGCGACGTCAAGGACCTCATCGAGATCGTCAACACCGGCGAGCCCAGCGAGGAGATGCAGGACACGTGGGAAGAGATGATCGAGGACGGTGACGCCGTCGACCTGGCCGATGCGATGGCGCAGGAACCGGCTTCGAGCTGGCTCTACACCTCCTCCAACGTCGGCGACGGCAAGGTCTACGGTTTCGAGTTCGACGTGTCCACCCCGCTGTCGGCGATCGGCCTCGAGAACACCGGCATCTTCGCCAACTACTCGTGGGTGAAGTCCAAGGTGGACGACTTCCTGGGCGAGCGTCGCTTCAACGACCAGGCCAAGTCCGTCTACAACATCGGCTTCATCCACGACCTGCCGGCGCTGGGCGCCAGCTTCGGCGCGACCTACCGCAAGCAGGGCGATGCGTACACGCGCGTGCTCGGCGAGGAAGTCGTCATCCGTTACGGCGGCGAGCTGGACGTGTTCGTCGAGAAGCGTTTCGGCAAGAGCGTGTCGGTGCGCCTGAGCGCCAACAACCTGCTGGATGCGAGCAAGGACGAGTTCTTCGACAAGTTCAACACGCTGCAGGACCAGATCGACCGCGACTACGACGAGTACGAGCTGGAATCGGAAGAAGCCGGCCCGAGCTACCAGGTGGTCATGCGCTGGGCGTTCTGA
- the upp gene encoding uracil phosphoribosyltransferase, whose product MKTVEVRHPLVQHKIGLLRNASLNTKDFRELVTELGTLLAYEATADLELGDETMAGWAGAVTVKKIAGAKITLVPILRAGLGMLPGVLALIPTARVSVVGLQRDEETLQPVPYFEKLTGRLEERDALILDPMLATGGTLIATIDMLKRAGAKRIKGIFLVAAPEGLKALEAAHPDVEVYTAAIDERLNDKGYILPGLGDAGDRIFGTRIG is encoded by the coding sequence ATGAAAACCGTCGAAGTCCGCCATCCCCTCGTGCAGCACAAGATCGGCCTGCTGCGTAACGCCAGCCTCAACACCAAGGATTTCCGCGAGCTGGTGACCGAGTTGGGCACGCTGCTGGCCTACGAGGCCACCGCCGACCTGGAACTGGGCGACGAAACGATGGCCGGCTGGGCCGGTGCGGTGACGGTGAAGAAGATCGCCGGCGCCAAGATCACCCTGGTGCCGATCCTGCGCGCCGGCCTGGGCATGCTGCCGGGCGTGCTGGCGCTGATCCCCACCGCACGCGTCAGCGTGGTGGGCCTGCAGCGCGACGAGGAAACCCTGCAGCCGGTGCCCTACTTCGAAAAACTGACCGGTCGGCTGGAGGAGCGCGACGCGCTGATCCTGGATCCGATGCTGGCCACCGGCGGCACCCTGATCGCCACCATCGACATGCTCAAGCGCGCCGGCGCGAAGCGGATCAAGGGCATCTTCCTGGTCGCCGCGCCCGAGGGCCTGAAGGCGCTGGAAGCGGCGCATCCGGATGTCGAGGTCTATACCGCCGCCATCGACGAGCGCCTCAACGACAAGGGCTACATCCTGCCCGGCCTGGGCGACGCCGGCGACCGCATCTTCGGCACGCGAATCGGCTGA
- a CDS encoding MBL fold metallo-hydrolase, whose product MKLWSLLGNSQKLDGGAMFGNAPRAMWEKWSPPDAENRIELACRALLVQSLNGKTVLFETGIGAFFEPKMRARFGVQEDRHVLLDSLREAGFSHEDIDVVVLSHLHFDHAGGLLAPWQEGRAPELLFPNATFVVGADHWQRALKPHPRDRASFIPELQPLLEASGRLERVSGEYSEALADTVRFSFSDGHTPGLMLAEVLGAEGPDGQPHGGVVFCADLIPGRSWVHVPITMGYDRNAELLIDEKRAFLEDKLARNVHLFFTHDPGCALAQVTRDEKGKFGVAHEVAELHARPLAA is encoded by the coding sequence ATGAAACTCTGGTCGCTGCTGGGCAACTCCCAGAAACTCGATGGCGGCGCGATGTTCGGCAACGCGCCGCGCGCCATGTGGGAGAAGTGGTCGCCGCCCGATGCGGAGAACCGCATCGAGCTGGCGTGCCGCGCGCTGCTGGTGCAGTCGCTCAACGGCAAGACCGTGCTGTTCGAAACCGGCATCGGCGCCTTCTTCGAACCGAAGATGCGCGCACGCTTCGGCGTGCAGGAAGACCGCCACGTCCTGCTCGATTCGCTGCGCGAGGCCGGCTTCTCCCACGAGGACATCGACGTGGTGGTGCTCAGCCACCTCCACTTCGACCATGCCGGCGGCCTGCTCGCGCCGTGGCAGGAAGGACGCGCGCCGGAGCTGCTGTTCCCCAACGCCACCTTCGTCGTCGGCGCCGACCACTGGCAGCGCGCGCTGAAGCCGCATCCGCGCGATCGCGCCAGCTTCATTCCGGAACTGCAGCCGTTGCTGGAAGCCAGCGGACGGCTGGAACGGGTGTCCGGCGAGTATTCAGAGGCGCTGGCCGACACCGTGCGTTTCAGCTTCAGCGATGGCCACACGCCGGGCCTGATGCTGGCCGAGGTGCTGGGCGCGGAAGGCCCCGACGGGCAACCGCATGGTGGCGTGGTGTTCTGCGCCGACCTGATCCCCGGCCGTTCCTGGGTGCACGTGCCCATCACCATGGGCTACGACCGCAACGCCGAACTGCTGATCGACGAGAAGCGCGCCTTCCTGGAAGACAAGCTGGCGCGCAATGTCCATCTGTTCTTCACCCACGACCCGGGCTGTGCGCTGGCGCAGGTGACCCGCGACGAGAAGGGCAAGTTCGGCGTCGCCCACGAGGTCGCCGAACTGCACGCCCGCCCGCTGGCGGCGTAG
- a CDS encoding YfhL family 4Fe-4S dicluster ferredoxin gives MSLKINELCVNCDVCEPACPNQAISMGETIYVIDPARCTECVGHHDEPQCVVVCPVECIDPDPAYPETHEDLLAKMLRLQAG, from the coding sequence ATGTCCCTCAAGATCAACGAACTCTGCGTCAACTGCGATGTCTGCGAGCCGGCCTGTCCCAACCAGGCCATCTCGATGGGCGAGACGATCTACGTGATCGATCCGGCGCGCTGCACCGAATGCGTCGGCCATCATGACGAACCGCAATGTGTCGTCGTGTGCCCCGTCGAGTGCATCGATCCCGATCCGGCGTATCCTGAGACCCACGAAGACTTGCTGGCGAAGATGCTCCGGCTACAGGCCGGCTGA